The following proteins come from a genomic window of Chaetodon auriga isolate fChaAug3 chromosome 16, fChaAug3.hap1, whole genome shotgun sequence:
- the ezh1 gene encoding histone-lysine N-methyltransferase EZH1 isoform X5 codes for MEETAAPAPAPGTGAAPPTPRPQPSFAPSRSLLEWRRRVKSEYMRLRQLKRLKKAEEVKTLFMSNRQKIEQQTNLLNAEWSRLRIQSIPLSTSSGALASKKMCTVEFGFPAFKAQAIAMRPLSTVAGIPFMYSWSPLQHNFMVEDETFLHNIPYMGDEVLEQDEAFLEELIDNYDGVHGDRDGGFISDEIFKELVEALSQYSDHEEEEEEEAPAAAAAAEVSGKKEDERVMRRSSVEGSEETKSGTVAFIRRKRRSTTEARDLSSSKKVPNDKIFTAIASMFPYKGTMEELKEKYKDLLEPPSPVKLPPLCTPNLDGPFAKSVQREQSLHSFHTLFCRRCFKYDCFLHPFHATPNVYKRKSKEIHMETEPCGVDCFLLQKGAKEFVDQYMLRSQRSRRRRRQQRPTTSSCPGPSGSAEEDKQGDSDHETTSSSGGSLISQELDLELLLKPPEGNSRCQTPTKLRPGDDDGAQQACCVVQWSGAEESLFRVLHGTYFNNFCSIARLIGTKNCKEVYEFAVKEVLIHRVPLVDGGISPQKKKRKHRLWAKIQLKKDNSSNQVYNYQPCDHPDHPCDSSCPCVMTQNFCEKFCQCEHECQNRFPGCRCKTQCNTKQCPCYLAVRECDPDLCMTCGAADHWDSKGVSCKNCSIQRGLKKHLLLAPSDVAGWGTFIKEPVQKNEFISEYCGELISQDEADRRGRIYDKYMSSFLFNLNNVDFVVDATRKGNKIRFANHSVNPNCYAKVVMVNGDHRIGIFAKRAILQGEELFFDYR; via the exons atggaggaaacagctgctccagctccggCCCCTGGCACAGGTGCTGCCCCACCAACCCCAAGACCTCAGCCTTCCTTTGCACCCTCCCGCAGCCTGCTGGAGTGGAGACGGAGGGTCAAGTCTGAGTATATGCGGCTTCGCCAATTAAAACGCCttaaaaaagcagaggaggtcAAG ACCCTGTTCATGTCCAACAGGCAAAAGATTGAGCAGCAGACAAACCTCCTGAATGCAGAGTGGTCCAGGCTCAGGATTCAGTCCATCCCTCTGTCAACGTCTAGTGGAGCTCTGGCCAGcaagaag ATGTGTACAGTGGAGTTTGGCTTCCCAGCATTCAAAGCTCAAGCCATTGCCATGAGACCGCTGTCGACAGTGGCAGGAATCCCCTTCATGTACTCCTGGTCGCCGCTGCAGCACAACTTCATG gTGGAAGATGAGACGTTCCTTCACAACATCCCATACATGGGTGATGAGGTCCTGGAGCAGGACGAGGCCTTCCTGGAGGAACTTATCGACAACTACGATGGTGTCCATGgtgacagag ACGGGGGGTTTATCAGCGACGAGATCTTTAAAGAGCTGGTGGAGGCTTTGAGCCAGTACTCTGAccacgaggaggaggaagaggaggaagccccggcggcagcggcggcggcagagGTGTCGGGGAAGAAGGAGGACGAGagagtgatgaggaggagctcAGTGGAGGGTTCAGAAGAGACCAAATCTGGTACTGTTGCATTcatcaggaggaagaggaggagcactACTGAGG CGAGGGACTTGTCCAGCAGCAAGAAGGTCCCCAACGATAAGATATTTACAGCCATCGCCTCAATGTTCCCTTACAAGGGCAccatggaggagctgaaggaaaa GTACAAGGACCTCCTGGAGCCTCCCAGCCCGGTGAAGCTGCCCCCCCTCTGCACCCCCAACCTGGACGGACCTTTTGCTAAGTCTGTGCAGCGGGAGCAGTCGTTACACTCCTTCCACACGCTCTTCTGCAGACGTTGCTTCAAATACGACTGCTTCCTCCACC CTTTCCATGCTACACCCAATGTTTACAAGAGGAAGAGTAAGGAGATCCACATGGAGACTGAGCCATGTGGCGTAGACTGCTTCCTGTTACAG AAAGGGGCTAAAGAGTTTGTGGATCAGTATATGTTACGCTCACAGAGGTCTCGGAGGCGCCGAAGGCAGCAGCGTCCCACCACCTCCAGCTGCCCTGGGCCGTCTGGGTCTGCTGAGGAAGATAAACAGGGCGACAGCGACCATGaaaccacctcctcctcaggtgGGAGTCTGATTTCACAGGAACTGGATTTGGAGCTGCTTTTGAAACCACCAG aGGGGAATTCACGGTGCCAGACTCCCACCAAGCTACGTCCAGGGGATGATGACGGGGCGCAGCAGGCGTGCTGTGTGGTCCAGTGGAGCGGGGCAGAGGAGTCGCTGTTCAGGGTGCTGCACGGCACATACTTCAACAACTTCTGCTCCATCGCTCGCCTCATCGGTACAAAGAACTGCAAGGAG GTGTACGAGTTTGCAGTGAAGGAGGTCCTGATCCATCGTGTCCCTTTGGTGGATGGAGGCATCTCGcctcaaaagaagaaaaggaaacacag GTTATGGGCAAAGATTCAGCTAAAGAAAG ATAACTCGTCCAATCAGGTGTACAACTACCAGCCATGTGATCACCCCGACCATCCATGCGACAGCTCCTGCCCGTGTGTGATGACCCAGAATTTCTGTGAGAAGTTCTGCCAGTGCGAGCACGAGT GCCAGAACCGCTTCCCAGGCTGCAGGTGTAAGACACAGTGCAACACTAAACAGTGTCCCTGCTACCTGGCCGTGAGGGAGTGCGACCCAGATCTGTGCATGACCTGCGGCGCTGCAGATCACTGGGACAGCAAAGGGGTCTCCTGCAAGAACTGCAGCATCCAGAGGGGCCTAAAGAAG CACCTACTTTTGGCTCCATCAGATGTTGCTGGATGGGGCACCTTCATCAAAGAACCAGTTCAGAAGAATGAGTTCATCTCTGAATACTGCGGAGAG TTGATCTCCCAGGACGAGGCAGACCGACGTGGAAGGATCTATGACAAATACATGTCTAGCTTCCTTTTCAACTTGAACAATG TAGACTTTGTTGTGGATGCCACACGAAAGGGGAACAAAATCCGCTTCGCAAATCATTCAGTTAATCCCAACTGTTACGCAAAAG TGGTAATGGTGAACGGAGACCACCGCATTGGAATCTTTGCCAAAAGAGCTATTCTGCAAGGAGAGGAGCTATTCTTTGACTACAGGTAG
- the ezh1 gene encoding histone-lysine N-methyltransferase EZH1 isoform X6, with protein sequence MEETAAPAPAPGTGAAPPTPRPQPSFAPSRSLLEWRRRVKSEYMRLRQLKRLKKAEEVKTLFMSNRQKIEQQTNLLNAEWSRLRIQSIPLSTSSGALASKKMCTVEFGFPAFKAQAIAMRPLSTVAGIPFMYSWSPLQHNFMVEDETFLHNIPYMGDEVLEQDEAFLEELIDNYDGVHGDRDGGFISDEIFKELVEALSQYSDHEEEEEEEAPAAAAAAEVSGKKEDERVMRRSSVEGSEETKSGTVAFIRRKRRSTTEARDLSSSKKVPNDKIFTAIASMFPYKGTMEELKEKYKDLLEPPSPVKLPPLCTPNLDGPFAKSVQREQSLHSFHTLFCRRCFKYDCFLHPFHATPNVYKRKSKEIHMETEPCGVDCFLLQKGAKEFVDQYMLRSQRSRRRRRQQRPTTSSCPGPSGSAEEDKQGDSDHETTSSSGGSLISQELDLELLLKPPEGNSRCQTPTKLRPGDDDGAQQACCVVQWSGAEESLFRVLHGTYFNNFCSIARLIGTKNCKEVYEFAVKEVLIHRVPLVDGGISPQKKKRKHRLWAKIQLKKDNSSNQVYNYQPCDHPDHPCDSSCPCVMTQNFCEKFCQCEHECQNRFPGCRCKTQCNTKQCPCYLAVRECDPDLCMTCGAADHWDSKGVSCKNCSIQRGLKKHLLLAPSDVAGWGTFIKEPVQKNEFISEYCGELISQDEADRRGRIYDKYMSSFLFNLNNDFVVDATRKGNKIRFANHSVNPNCYAKVVMVNGDHRIGIFAKRAILQGEELFFDYR encoded by the exons atggaggaaacagctgctccagctccggCCCCTGGCACAGGTGCTGCCCCACCAACCCCAAGACCTCAGCCTTCCTTTGCACCCTCCCGCAGCCTGCTGGAGTGGAGACGGAGGGTCAAGTCTGAGTATATGCGGCTTCGCCAATTAAAACGCCttaaaaaagcagaggaggtcAAG ACCCTGTTCATGTCCAACAGGCAAAAGATTGAGCAGCAGACAAACCTCCTGAATGCAGAGTGGTCCAGGCTCAGGATTCAGTCCATCCCTCTGTCAACGTCTAGTGGAGCTCTGGCCAGcaagaag ATGTGTACAGTGGAGTTTGGCTTCCCAGCATTCAAAGCTCAAGCCATTGCCATGAGACCGCTGTCGACAGTGGCAGGAATCCCCTTCATGTACTCCTGGTCGCCGCTGCAGCACAACTTCATG gTGGAAGATGAGACGTTCCTTCACAACATCCCATACATGGGTGATGAGGTCCTGGAGCAGGACGAGGCCTTCCTGGAGGAACTTATCGACAACTACGATGGTGTCCATGgtgacagag ACGGGGGGTTTATCAGCGACGAGATCTTTAAAGAGCTGGTGGAGGCTTTGAGCCAGTACTCTGAccacgaggaggaggaagaggaggaagccccggcggcagcggcggcggcagagGTGTCGGGGAAGAAGGAGGACGAGagagtgatgaggaggagctcAGTGGAGGGTTCAGAAGAGACCAAATCTGGTACTGTTGCATTcatcaggaggaagaggaggagcactACTGAGG CGAGGGACTTGTCCAGCAGCAAGAAGGTCCCCAACGATAAGATATTTACAGCCATCGCCTCAATGTTCCCTTACAAGGGCAccatggaggagctgaaggaaaa GTACAAGGACCTCCTGGAGCCTCCCAGCCCGGTGAAGCTGCCCCCCCTCTGCACCCCCAACCTGGACGGACCTTTTGCTAAGTCTGTGCAGCGGGAGCAGTCGTTACACTCCTTCCACACGCTCTTCTGCAGACGTTGCTTCAAATACGACTGCTTCCTCCACC CTTTCCATGCTACACCCAATGTTTACAAGAGGAAGAGTAAGGAGATCCACATGGAGACTGAGCCATGTGGCGTAGACTGCTTCCTGTTACAG AAAGGGGCTAAAGAGTTTGTGGATCAGTATATGTTACGCTCACAGAGGTCTCGGAGGCGCCGAAGGCAGCAGCGTCCCACCACCTCCAGCTGCCCTGGGCCGTCTGGGTCTGCTGAGGAAGATAAACAGGGCGACAGCGACCATGaaaccacctcctcctcaggtgGGAGTCTGATTTCACAGGAACTGGATTTGGAGCTGCTTTTGAAACCACCAG aGGGGAATTCACGGTGCCAGACTCCCACCAAGCTACGTCCAGGGGATGATGACGGGGCGCAGCAGGCGTGCTGTGTGGTCCAGTGGAGCGGGGCAGAGGAGTCGCTGTTCAGGGTGCTGCACGGCACATACTTCAACAACTTCTGCTCCATCGCTCGCCTCATCGGTACAAAGAACTGCAAGGAG GTGTACGAGTTTGCAGTGAAGGAGGTCCTGATCCATCGTGTCCCTTTGGTGGATGGAGGCATCTCGcctcaaaagaagaaaaggaaacacag GTTATGGGCAAAGATTCAGCTAAAGAAAG ATAACTCGTCCAATCAGGTGTACAACTACCAGCCATGTGATCACCCCGACCATCCATGCGACAGCTCCTGCCCGTGTGTGATGACCCAGAATTTCTGTGAGAAGTTCTGCCAGTGCGAGCACGAGT GCCAGAACCGCTTCCCAGGCTGCAGGTGTAAGACACAGTGCAACACTAAACAGTGTCCCTGCTACCTGGCCGTGAGGGAGTGCGACCCAGATCTGTGCATGACCTGCGGCGCTGCAGATCACTGGGACAGCAAAGGGGTCTCCTGCAAGAACTGCAGCATCCAGAGGGGCCTAAAGAAG CACCTACTTTTGGCTCCATCAGATGTTGCTGGATGGGGCACCTTCATCAAAGAACCAGTTCAGAAGAATGAGTTCATCTCTGAATACTGCGGAGAG TTGATCTCCCAGGACGAGGCAGACCGACGTGGAAGGATCTATGACAAATACATGTCTAGCTTCCTTTTCAACTTGAACAATG ACTTTGTTGTGGATGCCACACGAAAGGGGAACAAAATCCGCTTCGCAAATCATTCAGTTAATCCCAACTGTTACGCAAAAG TGGTAATGGTGAACGGAGACCACCGCATTGGAATCTTTGCCAAAAGAGCTATTCTGCAAGGAGAGGAGCTATTCTTTGACTACAGGTAG
- the ezh1 gene encoding histone-lysine N-methyltransferase EZH1 isoform X2, producing the protein MEETAAPAPAPGTGAAPPTPRPQPSFAPSRSLLEWRRRVKSEYMRLRQLKRLKKAEEVKTLFMSNRQKIEQQTNLLNAEWSRLRIQSIPLSTSSGALASKKMCTVEFGFPAFKAQAIAMRPLSTVAGIPFMYSWSPLQHNFMVEDETFLHNIPYMGDEVLEQDEAFLEELIDNYDGVHGDRDGGFISDEIFKELVEALSQYSDHEEEEEEEAPAAAAAAEVSGKKEDERVMRRSSVEGSEETKSGTVAFIRRKRRSTTEARDLSSSKKVPNDKIFTAIASMFPYKGTMEELKEKYKDLLEPPSPVKLPPLCTPNLDGPFAKSVQREQSLHSFHTLFCRRCFKYDCFLHPFHATPNVYKRKSKEIHMETEPCGVDCFLLQKGAKEFVDQYMLRSQRSRRRRRQQRPTTSSCPGPSGSAEEDKQGDSDHETTSSSGGSLISQELDLELLLKPPEGNSRCQTPTKLRPGDDDGAQQACCVVQWSGAEESLFRVLHGTYFNNFCSIARLIGTKNCKEVYEFAVKEVLIHRVPLVDGGISPQKKKRKHRLWAKIQLKKDNSSNQVYNYQPCDHPDHPCDSSCPCVMTQNFCEKFCQCEHECQNRFPGCRCKTQCNTKQCPCYLAVRECDPDLCMTCGAADHWDSKGVSCKNCSIQRGLKKHLLLAPSDVAGWGTFIKEPVQKNEFISEYCGELISQDEADRRGRIYDKYMSSFLFNLNNDFVVDATRKGNKIRFANHSVNPNCYAKVVMVNGDHRIGIFAKRAILQGEELFFDYRYSQADALKYVGIEREVDMS; encoded by the exons atggaggaaacagctgctccagctccggCCCCTGGCACAGGTGCTGCCCCACCAACCCCAAGACCTCAGCCTTCCTTTGCACCCTCCCGCAGCCTGCTGGAGTGGAGACGGAGGGTCAAGTCTGAGTATATGCGGCTTCGCCAATTAAAACGCCttaaaaaagcagaggaggtcAAG ACCCTGTTCATGTCCAACAGGCAAAAGATTGAGCAGCAGACAAACCTCCTGAATGCAGAGTGGTCCAGGCTCAGGATTCAGTCCATCCCTCTGTCAACGTCTAGTGGAGCTCTGGCCAGcaagaag ATGTGTACAGTGGAGTTTGGCTTCCCAGCATTCAAAGCTCAAGCCATTGCCATGAGACCGCTGTCGACAGTGGCAGGAATCCCCTTCATGTACTCCTGGTCGCCGCTGCAGCACAACTTCATG gTGGAAGATGAGACGTTCCTTCACAACATCCCATACATGGGTGATGAGGTCCTGGAGCAGGACGAGGCCTTCCTGGAGGAACTTATCGACAACTACGATGGTGTCCATGgtgacagag ACGGGGGGTTTATCAGCGACGAGATCTTTAAAGAGCTGGTGGAGGCTTTGAGCCAGTACTCTGAccacgaggaggaggaagaggaggaagccccggcggcagcggcggcggcagagGTGTCGGGGAAGAAGGAGGACGAGagagtgatgaggaggagctcAGTGGAGGGTTCAGAAGAGACCAAATCTGGTACTGTTGCATTcatcaggaggaagaggaggagcactACTGAGG CGAGGGACTTGTCCAGCAGCAAGAAGGTCCCCAACGATAAGATATTTACAGCCATCGCCTCAATGTTCCCTTACAAGGGCAccatggaggagctgaaggaaaa GTACAAGGACCTCCTGGAGCCTCCCAGCCCGGTGAAGCTGCCCCCCCTCTGCACCCCCAACCTGGACGGACCTTTTGCTAAGTCTGTGCAGCGGGAGCAGTCGTTACACTCCTTCCACACGCTCTTCTGCAGACGTTGCTTCAAATACGACTGCTTCCTCCACC CTTTCCATGCTACACCCAATGTTTACAAGAGGAAGAGTAAGGAGATCCACATGGAGACTGAGCCATGTGGCGTAGACTGCTTCCTGTTACAG AAAGGGGCTAAAGAGTTTGTGGATCAGTATATGTTACGCTCACAGAGGTCTCGGAGGCGCCGAAGGCAGCAGCGTCCCACCACCTCCAGCTGCCCTGGGCCGTCTGGGTCTGCTGAGGAAGATAAACAGGGCGACAGCGACCATGaaaccacctcctcctcaggtgGGAGTCTGATTTCACAGGAACTGGATTTGGAGCTGCTTTTGAAACCACCAG aGGGGAATTCACGGTGCCAGACTCCCACCAAGCTACGTCCAGGGGATGATGACGGGGCGCAGCAGGCGTGCTGTGTGGTCCAGTGGAGCGGGGCAGAGGAGTCGCTGTTCAGGGTGCTGCACGGCACATACTTCAACAACTTCTGCTCCATCGCTCGCCTCATCGGTACAAAGAACTGCAAGGAG GTGTACGAGTTTGCAGTGAAGGAGGTCCTGATCCATCGTGTCCCTTTGGTGGATGGAGGCATCTCGcctcaaaagaagaaaaggaaacacag GTTATGGGCAAAGATTCAGCTAAAGAAAG ATAACTCGTCCAATCAGGTGTACAACTACCAGCCATGTGATCACCCCGACCATCCATGCGACAGCTCCTGCCCGTGTGTGATGACCCAGAATTTCTGTGAGAAGTTCTGCCAGTGCGAGCACGAGT GCCAGAACCGCTTCCCAGGCTGCAGGTGTAAGACACAGTGCAACACTAAACAGTGTCCCTGCTACCTGGCCGTGAGGGAGTGCGACCCAGATCTGTGCATGACCTGCGGCGCTGCAGATCACTGGGACAGCAAAGGGGTCTCCTGCAAGAACTGCAGCATCCAGAGGGGCCTAAAGAAG CACCTACTTTTGGCTCCATCAGATGTTGCTGGATGGGGCACCTTCATCAAAGAACCAGTTCAGAAGAATGAGTTCATCTCTGAATACTGCGGAGAG TTGATCTCCCAGGACGAGGCAGACCGACGTGGAAGGATCTATGACAAATACATGTCTAGCTTCCTTTTCAACTTGAACAATG ACTTTGTTGTGGATGCCACACGAAAGGGGAACAAAATCCGCTTCGCAAATCATTCAGTTAATCCCAACTGTTACGCAAAAG TGGTAATGGTGAACGGAGACCACCGCATTGGAATCTTTGCCAAAAGAGCTATTCTGCAAGGAGAGGAGCTATTCTTTGACTACAG ATACAGCCAAGCCGATGCCCTCAAATATGTGGGGATTGAGAGGGAGGTAGACATGAGttag
- the ezh1 gene encoding histone-lysine N-methyltransferase EZH1 isoform X7: MEETAAPAPAPGTGAAPPTPRPQPSFAPSRSLLEWRRRVKSEYMRLRQLKRLKKAEEVKTLFMSNRQKIEQQTNLLNAEWSRLRIQSIPLSTSSGALASKKMCTVEFGFPAFKAQAIAMRPLSTVAGIPFMYSWSPLQHNFMVEDETFLHNIPYMGDEVLEQDEAFLEELIDNYDGVHGDRDGGFISDEIFKELVEALSQYSDHEEEEEEEAPAAAAAAEVSGKKEDERVMRRSSVEGSEETKSGTVAFIRRKRRSTTEARDLSSSKKVPNDKIFTAIASMFPYKGTMEELKEKYKDLLEPPSPVKLPPLCTPNLDGPFAKSVQREQSLHSFHTLFCRRCFKYDCFLHPFHATPNVYKRKSKEIHMETEPCGVDCFLLQKGAKEFVDQYMLRSQRSRRRRRQQRPTTSSCPGPSGSAEEDKQGDSDHETTSSSEGNSRCQTPTKLRPGDDDGAQQACCVVQWSGAEESLFRVLHGTYFNNFCSIARLIGTKNCKEVYEFAVKEVLIHRVPLVDGGISPQKKKRKHRLWAKIQLKKDNSSNQVYNYQPCDHPDHPCDSSCPCVMTQNFCEKFCQCEHECQNRFPGCRCKTQCNTKQCPCYLAVRECDPDLCMTCGAADHWDSKGVSCKNCSIQRGLKKHLLLAPSDVAGWGTFIKEPVQKNEFISEYCGELISQDEADRRGRIYDKYMSSFLFNLNNVDFVVDATRKGNKIRFANHSVNPNCYAKVVMVNGDHRIGIFAKRAILQGEELFFDYR, from the exons atggaggaaacagctgctccagctccggCCCCTGGCACAGGTGCTGCCCCACCAACCCCAAGACCTCAGCCTTCCTTTGCACCCTCCCGCAGCCTGCTGGAGTGGAGACGGAGGGTCAAGTCTGAGTATATGCGGCTTCGCCAATTAAAACGCCttaaaaaagcagaggaggtcAAG ACCCTGTTCATGTCCAACAGGCAAAAGATTGAGCAGCAGACAAACCTCCTGAATGCAGAGTGGTCCAGGCTCAGGATTCAGTCCATCCCTCTGTCAACGTCTAGTGGAGCTCTGGCCAGcaagaag ATGTGTACAGTGGAGTTTGGCTTCCCAGCATTCAAAGCTCAAGCCATTGCCATGAGACCGCTGTCGACAGTGGCAGGAATCCCCTTCATGTACTCCTGGTCGCCGCTGCAGCACAACTTCATG gTGGAAGATGAGACGTTCCTTCACAACATCCCATACATGGGTGATGAGGTCCTGGAGCAGGACGAGGCCTTCCTGGAGGAACTTATCGACAACTACGATGGTGTCCATGgtgacagag ACGGGGGGTTTATCAGCGACGAGATCTTTAAAGAGCTGGTGGAGGCTTTGAGCCAGTACTCTGAccacgaggaggaggaagaggaggaagccccggcggcagcggcggcggcagagGTGTCGGGGAAGAAGGAGGACGAGagagtgatgaggaggagctcAGTGGAGGGTTCAGAAGAGACCAAATCTGGTACTGTTGCATTcatcaggaggaagaggaggagcactACTGAGG CGAGGGACTTGTCCAGCAGCAAGAAGGTCCCCAACGATAAGATATTTACAGCCATCGCCTCAATGTTCCCTTACAAGGGCAccatggaggagctgaaggaaaa GTACAAGGACCTCCTGGAGCCTCCCAGCCCGGTGAAGCTGCCCCCCCTCTGCACCCCCAACCTGGACGGACCTTTTGCTAAGTCTGTGCAGCGGGAGCAGTCGTTACACTCCTTCCACACGCTCTTCTGCAGACGTTGCTTCAAATACGACTGCTTCCTCCACC CTTTCCATGCTACACCCAATGTTTACAAGAGGAAGAGTAAGGAGATCCACATGGAGACTGAGCCATGTGGCGTAGACTGCTTCCTGTTACAG AAAGGGGCTAAAGAGTTTGTGGATCAGTATATGTTACGCTCACAGAGGTCTCGGAGGCGCCGAAGGCAGCAGCGTCCCACCACCTCCAGCTGCCCTGGGCCGTCTGGGTCTGCTGAGGAAGATAAACAGGGCGACAGCGACCATGaaaccacctcctcctcag aGGGGAATTCACGGTGCCAGACTCCCACCAAGCTACGTCCAGGGGATGATGACGGGGCGCAGCAGGCGTGCTGTGTGGTCCAGTGGAGCGGGGCAGAGGAGTCGCTGTTCAGGGTGCTGCACGGCACATACTTCAACAACTTCTGCTCCATCGCTCGCCTCATCGGTACAAAGAACTGCAAGGAG GTGTACGAGTTTGCAGTGAAGGAGGTCCTGATCCATCGTGTCCCTTTGGTGGATGGAGGCATCTCGcctcaaaagaagaaaaggaaacacag GTTATGGGCAAAGATTCAGCTAAAGAAAG ATAACTCGTCCAATCAGGTGTACAACTACCAGCCATGTGATCACCCCGACCATCCATGCGACAGCTCCTGCCCGTGTGTGATGACCCAGAATTTCTGTGAGAAGTTCTGCCAGTGCGAGCACGAGT GCCAGAACCGCTTCCCAGGCTGCAGGTGTAAGACACAGTGCAACACTAAACAGTGTCCCTGCTACCTGGCCGTGAGGGAGTGCGACCCAGATCTGTGCATGACCTGCGGCGCTGCAGATCACTGGGACAGCAAAGGGGTCTCCTGCAAGAACTGCAGCATCCAGAGGGGCCTAAAGAAG CACCTACTTTTGGCTCCATCAGATGTTGCTGGATGGGGCACCTTCATCAAAGAACCAGTTCAGAAGAATGAGTTCATCTCTGAATACTGCGGAGAG TTGATCTCCCAGGACGAGGCAGACCGACGTGGAAGGATCTATGACAAATACATGTCTAGCTTCCTTTTCAACTTGAACAATG TAGACTTTGTTGTGGATGCCACACGAAAGGGGAACAAAATCCGCTTCGCAAATCATTCAGTTAATCCCAACTGTTACGCAAAAG TGGTAATGGTGAACGGAGACCACCGCATTGGAATCTTTGCCAAAAGAGCTATTCTGCAAGGAGAGGAGCTATTCTTTGACTACAGGTAG